From Cyprinus carpio isolate SPL01 chromosome A18, ASM1834038v1, whole genome shotgun sequence:
CagtttcacatgtgctgctgatatgattagtcaattaatgttagctggtaattttgtgtcaggatcaaaaaactgtgaaatttgttattttgtgaaaagACTAATTATTTTTGACTAATGAAGATTTTCACAATTAATGATCACTCTACACACATTAGGATAGATTAGATGCCTTCCTCCGTTGCGAGTCCCTATCGAGCACTTTACCGATTCAActactctcttctcctcctccttcctAGCTCTTTGGCCCGCATCACTCACCACAGAGCAAGCCTGTTCTtgataaagctgctgtgaaaacaTGGGAAAAGCCGACGAGGAAGAAGTTGGGGGTGATGCGATATCTATATAGGCTGAGCAAAATACTTCATTGCTCCGTCtatagcgcattgtgattggatgtttaCACTGTCAACACAGGAGACAAACCAATGGGCCACTGGCTGCCCGTGCGTGATGgtcctctgcaaaaaaaaaaaaaaaaaaaacaacaacaaaaaaaactggtATGCCCGATTACCAGTCCAGCCCTGATTATAATTTAATGCTGCGATTTTGTGTTGTAGATATTTTGAGAGAAATATATCAACAGCAGAGACTCTATATGTGGAACAGCAAGGACTAAGCAGTCTCTAATAGATTACTGGCTCATTTCCCAAAGCCTAGCAAACAGTTGTAAATCAGTCAGCATTCATGCTACACCTCTTACAGATCACAGTGTTGTCTCTCTCAAGATTTGTCTTTCTTTGTCCTTTGATTTCAGCTCATCTCTTTATTGGAAATTGAACAATTCTCTTCTCCTGTTCGAAGAGGCTAAGATGACTATTATATTACTGATTGAGCAGTACTAGAGAAGAGCTTTAGTGTTAGATTCATATTGTAGCCAGTGATAACTGTTGAAATTTgaaattagtaaatattttagaaagtTTGGTAGTAATTTAGCTAAGAGAGCAGAAGAAAATACGGTGGTGTCTAAAGTTGCAATACTTTCTTCTAAACCCCCAGAGCTGTTTTCTGAATCTGATAAGCTTGAGTATGCTGACCTGCAGTCTAAATTAGATGAGATGTACACTTATAGGGTACAGGGTGCTTACACAAGATctagaaaaaaaagatgatgaagGAGGGAGAATGTAACCCAACAGCATATTTTTTCAGATTAGAAAAGAGTCACTTAAGTACTTCATTAATTGAAGCACTCTAAAATAATCTTGATGCTATTGCACATTTCTGTgcgatatctatctatctatctatctatctatctattctgaAGAGGCAGCCACTACTTTTCTGGAGTCTGTTTAAAAATtgctatttgaaaaaaaattgctattttCTTGAGACTATCTCAAGAAATGACAGAAACCTCTGtgatagttaaaaaatattttcagaagttAGTAACTCAGTTATagaacttaaaaacaataaatctccTGGAATGGACGGGCTTACCGCAGAGTTCTATAAAGAGTTCTCTAAAGAATTCTATCCTTTTTACTCAAGGTTTCTGAAcccaaaatatatttgttaaaagaataaatttatatttgctaaaagaataaaatatgtaCTGGGTTCTGTAATAGATGAGACACAATCTGGCTTTTTTAACAAAagacacattattaataatataaggtAGATTCTTGATTTATTCGATTATTCAGACTTGATACAGGAAGACAGCTTCATTCTTTTCTTAGATTTCTATAAGGCTTTCGATTCTTTTGAGCACCAATTTATTATTAAGTTGTTACATAAATTTGGTTTTGGGGATATGTTTTGCAGAGTAATTAAAACTCTTTACAATAATGGTAGCGCTTTGATTAAATTAAAGCATGGCACTTCAGCAAGGTTTAGTTTATTTAGGGGAATCGACCAGGATgtcctgtttctctctttttatttcttctttgtgTGCAGCTACTGTCATCGTTTGTTTGTGAAAGCGGTATTCGGGATATCCATATAGCagatcaagaaatatttattagtcAACTAGCAGATGAAAccacattatttttaagagaCGCTTCCCAAATTCCTATAGCTATTAATTGTATAAAACTTTTCTCTGAAGCTTCAGGTCTTAATataaacataagtaaatgtaaattaatgtctattaaatattgtatagcACCTACTATTTATAACGTCCCAgttaaatctgaaattaaatatttacttatttaggcATTGTGATTACTAAAAATCAAGACAAGAGATGTACCTTGAATTTTGACCCTGTTATATTAAAAGCTAAAAGAAGATTCAACACATGGTTGCAGAGAGACTTGACCTTGAGAGGCAGTGTACTGCTTGCTTAGGTGGAGGGCATCTCCAGGTTTTATATATGCTGCACTCTCTTTATAGGTGTAGAACAAAATCTTTAAATCAGTTGATAAAATCCATTGTTAAGAAGTCTGTAACAATGAACACATATGAGTATGGTGGGTTGAATTTCCTTGATTTATCTTCTTTGAACAACACTTTCAAAACTAATTGGATTAGGCAGTTTAAGTGTGATCCAAATTCAATCTGGAATTTAATCCCCAATCTTTTCCAAATTAGGTGGTCTCCCTTTCCTATTGGTTTTATAATATTTCTAGATTCCTTTACAATTTATCTAAATTTCACATACAGGCATTACTTGCATGGTCTTTAATCTTATAATATGAATGGTCATTGAGCACAACTTTTCCCTTCACCGTTACTTTATTTGGAACAATCAAGATATTGTATATAAGAGTAAATCTTGTTTTTTTAGAGGCTGGCAGCGGCCATACCGGATACCAGAAGCTCGCCGGCTGGCTATAGAAGATGATGTTCCAACTAGGAATCATCAAGCCCTCCCGTAGCCCTTGGGCAAGCTCAATAGTGATGGTACCAAAGCCGGACAACACCCTCCGTTTCTGTAATGACTTCAGGAAACTCAATCAAGTCTCTGCCTTCGACGGGTATCCCATGCCGCAGGAGGATGAGCTCCTGGACTGGCTAGGCAAGGCTCAATACATCAGCACATTGGACCTCACCAAGGATATTGGCAGGTGACCCTCTCCCTAAGCTCTCAGGAGAAAACAGCTTTCAGCACTCCCAATGTCCACTGGCATTACCGGGTGCTACTCTTTGGCCTACACAGGGCACCAGCCACGTTCCAGCGGTTGATGGACATCTTGCCCCGGCCCCACCAAGCCTACGCCGCGGCTTACCTGGATGATGTCATCATACACTCGGAGTGCTGGGAGACTCACCTAGAGCGTCTGCTCTGGCCTGACTGCCAACCCCAAGAAGTGCTCCAGACTGCCAGCCCCAAAAAGTGCCACCTCGGCATCACCGAAGCAAAGTACCTGGGTTACAAAATTGGACTAGGGCTCATCATGCCCCAGGAGAAGAAGGTCGAGGCGGTGAAGAAGTTCCCACGTCCCGTAAACAAAACACAGGTACGAGTGTTCTAGGGGTTGGCGGGCTACTACCGATGCTTCATTCCTAACTTCTCTATAGCCTGCCCCCTGTCAGACCTTACCCGGAAAGGGCAGCCGGAGAAGATAGTCTGGACTCCTGAGACAGAAACCACCTTCCAGGCCCTCAAGATGTCCCTGACGTCCTCTCCGGACCTGCATGCCTCAGACTTCGGCTGCCCCTTCACACTGAATACCGATGCCTCCGGCACCAGCTTAAGGGCAGTCCTCTCCCAGCTCCGGGATGGAGAGGAATACCCCGTGGTCTATATCAGCAGGAAACTCTCCCCCATGGAAACCAGGTACGTGGTGCTGGAGAAAGAGGCCCTGGCCAtaaagtgggcagtcctggagttGAAGTACTACCTCTGTGGCCGTCGGTTCACCCTCGTCACAGATCATGCGCTGCTCCAGTGGATGTCCAAGGTGAAGGACATGAATGCCCGGGTGACTCGGTGGTTCCTAGCACTCCAGGACTTCTGCTTCCAGGTAAACATCGGGCCGGGACCGACCACGGCAATGTGGACGGACTCTCCCGGGGCTGGTCCAGTTGGGCAAGTAACATCAAATTCCCCTCCCGTAATACCCCCACAACAAGTTGTGTGTTTCCCCACAGGACCAGGAAACGCTgctcccacactgatcacagtcACAACACCTGTGCGTGATGAGTGGCGCACCTGGAGCTCATTCCGGCCGGCCATAAAAGCCAGGAGAAGAGGCACCCAAGTTGAGTTGCAACGAAGCACCAGGCGAAGTTAATGCTTGTTCTTCCTTGTTCACAGAATCCGACGGCACGCAGGGAGAGGGATCTTCACCATGACACTTCACCCCACGAGCACCGAGTAAAGACTTGCAccattcatcaaataaatcaCCATCAGtgtcacttaaaataaaacacactccGTGTCACCAACCACCCCTACAGACACTGTGTTATCATTCACCCCGCGACTATAATTCGCTACTATTTTAGtcgcattattttttataactaattaaGATAACTCGACAAATATTTGAAtgcagttaacgcactggccacacccccagacctgtacatcatACATTTCATACAGTGATCGTTGATAAATATGATGATGCAGGGCAATAActccataaaaaaaatgttaattttttatgtgaaatgGTTTAGTCTGCTttgatttaacagtaaaatattgagaatttttacattgtttatctTTAATCTTAAATTATAAATCTGAAACCGTTGTAGTGCGACAAAGGTTTATTCAAATCCACAAAAAGACTCCCATCTTTATCCTGCAACCTGTAAAATAAATCCTAAGTTTTCTGGTAAATTGGAGATCTTTTAGGAGTTGTacatatcatttaatatttaataattagtttttattatttaaaggttaaattCTAGACGTTTTTCATTGGATTCACCACAATGAGTAAAACCAGAGAGTTATTACATAACATATTACTAACCTGGCAATCATGAACAATGGTGACGACCACAGTGGATTCACACACGGCTCCCATGCATGCCATCATAGCATATTCCATGTCTGCAAAACCTTCACCTTTTCCAATTCTGTAGCCTATAGACATTAGATAGCATCACTGCATCATGAGAAGACTCAATTCTCAAGTTGTCTTAAGATGTAGGAGTTACCTTTATTAGATACAGCCACTGATCCAACTACTACAAGATCCACCTGAACTTTGTCATCTAAACCGACCGGGACACTCATCTCTTTAACACCTTAAGCACAAACAATTGAAACTGAAACAAATTTAACAGACTGCAGACATACTACACATATCACATTACATCTGAGTATACATTACTTCACCTGAGACGTAGAACAAACATGCAGTTCTTTTCTGGTTGCACCTTTTGGTGTAATGATCCTGTTAAATAATCCAGTTTTTAGCCGAGGTGTTGGAACAAGCAATGTTTTTCTTGCCTGTATTCAAACAAAAATGGGATatgaattatgttatattattaaattcatttttgttaaattatacaTACAATGCAGAATACCAAACAGGTTGatgatgtacatttaaaaatgtggtcTGCAGTTGACAGCAAGCAATCTGAACAATATACCTGCAGAGAAGCTAGTCTAACCCCCTCTAGTGCTTTATCAGGATCTACTTTGACCACAGCAGCTTTGGTGAAGATCTCTAGCAGTAGCACCTTTTCACATGCCTCCAGTGCACCCTGAAATTAGGGATAGCACTGGATAAGATATCACTTCAGTGGAACTTACTTCTAAAGTAATGAAGCGTGCCTGTTCCTGAGGTCTGTCCGGATTCACTTTAATCACTCTGCTGGATCTAAACTTGGGCAGGTCTGGGAGCCTGTTACAGGCACAAGTTGCTTCCTAAACCAACAGTCCACATAATCATTATATTAAagatttgtgtttaaatattcaaattgcTTTATTAAGTACATTACTGTTTATTGTTGGTaattaatttgtttcataatattttttttttctgaaatgccaTTAAATAGGCAActcccacaaacacacatttatacatttatttccacatttaagcattaatttacatattcattcatatttctacatttatttatttctacatttcttaGTCTGTAAGGTAATGAGGATGATAACTCAGCCAGAGTAGGAGAGGGGTAAGCTTTGAGGTCACAGTGACACCTTGTGGTGTGGCCAAACAAAATACAGTAAGTGTAGCCTATGTATATGACATGCCTGTTAGTGGGATGAATGACTTAGATTGTCAATAATCTTATATCACGGTTTAAGTCATTTAATATCACCCTACCCGTATGTATACTACAGAACCCCTAAAGGGGTATGTTGGTGGGAAAAATACAGgatggaaggaaaaaaaatttcaaatattttgtgttcTAAGAATCTCTGCTTTCGCTCGCAAAACTCTTTCAAGTATACACCTTAAAGCATACTATTCACAGACAATCAGAATATGAGCCATATGATCGTAACGCGCTAACTTGCACACTCCCCCATAGAAAGTAAGCACTTAATTAATGGACCaagacagtgatataaaaagGCCAGATTtggtatacagtttattaatatagGAAGGCAGATAagcccagaatatgaacagaAAGTGCTAAATTGCACGTTAACCCTCTGGTATTGTTCATTTGGAAGTCGCACTTGTGTTGTTTGCGTTGTTGTCAAAAGTGACCAGACacctgaaatgtaatttatttttatttcatattttaaaaaattcctggtaatatttaatatttatgcagtAATTATGATCActtttcccattgaaaataataataaatctaatctaatattttttctattactTTTCAATGATGGcaatatttcatgttaaaataaagacaatgcctttaaaatccaatttatgAAGGCAGATTAGTGTCATTTGGTGGGAGTAAAAAAAACTTATGCAATACCGTGGTTTAGCCATTAGATTCCTATGTAGCTCTACTGTATATAAAAGGCTTTAATTCTCTAGTTATTTTTAGGCAAATACTTTAAGTTATGGatttggatttatatttagacattctcaaagacaactttttgtacctttagttttttgttgttgatgttggttTGAAATGTTGGTTTGAAATGTCAGCTTTTACATTAATTGtactacagtcaaacctgaacacaaagaaagacattacatattacatcaaaattcaacaaaaatataacaaaaatgaacagaaatgctTTAGAGGTTAATAAATGTGATTTCATCCTTTGAGACTTCTGGCTCAATTTTGCCGTATTGTTACAGCCACACcagttatatttaatacattaactaacattaactaatcaaactatattgtaaagtgttactattatttgttattaaagtatatatgttcacaaaaacactgtcaaaaaattagcatattgtgaaaaagttcattattttccataatgtaatgataaaaattaaactttcatatattttagattcattgcacaccaactgaaatatttcaggtcttttattgttttaatacactgatgattttggcatacagctcatgaaaacccacaaattcctatctcaaaaaattgcatatttcatccgaccaataaaagaaaagtgtgtttttaatacaaaaaaagtcaaccttcaaataattatgttcagttatgcactcaatacttggtcgggaatccttttgcagaaatgactgcttcaatgcggcgtggcgtGGAGGCAATGGAGGCAATCAGCCCCAGGATGTTGGCGGCGCCTTAAGCGGCCTGATTTCCGAATATAACATGCAAAATTGTTATGGACAGTCACCACAGTTCTGCTTCTCTGTaccccaggtcaggcgcttctgccgctgtttctggtttcaaaagcacacgcctgtgcacggtggctctggatgtttctactccagactcagtccactgcttccgcaggtcccccaaggtctggaatcggtccttctccacaatcttcctcagggtcccggtcacctcttctcgttgtacAGTGCGTTTTTTGCCACCCTTTTTCCTTCCcccagacttcccactgaggtgccttgatacagcactctgggaacagcctattcgttcagaaatttctttctgtgtcttaccctctcgcttgagggtgtcaatgatggccttctggacagcagtccggtcggcagtcttacccatgattgcggttttgagtaatgaaccaaggctgggagtttttaaaagcctcaggaatcttttgcaggtgtttagagttaattagttgattcagatgattaggtgtaatagctcgtttagagaaccttttcatgatatgctaagtttttgagataggaatttggggttttcatgagctgtatgccaaaatcatcagtattaaaacaataaaaggcctgaaaatatttcagttggtgtgcaatgaatctaaaatatatgaaagtttaatttttatcattacattatggaaaataatgaactttttcacaatatgctaattttttgagaaggacctgtattatctTATATAGCATGCAAAGAGTGCTccctttaattttattaaaaactgtcACTCATTCATCATGATTTCACAaagttccaaagaaaaaaaaaactatgaaagtgCCCACACGATGAAACTctttttaatgtctttgttaGAAGTTACGAGCATGATAGAACTCAGCACTGGACAAAAAATGGTGACAGGAGCGGTGAGTGCGTGGATTCCAAcctaaacacctctgattggccattgcgtttTAGAAATCAACAAACATGCCTGTGATTTGCTACATTGCTCAACTCTGTGAAAGTGCATTGTAAAATCAGATGACGCTTTCCAAAGCAGAAGGGCAGATACACTGGATTGTTTGCCAAATCTATTTCGTTATGCTATTATTACGAAGAAAACAGATCCTAGACCAGGGGTTATGGGCAGCTTTTCCATCTAAAAGCAATCAGAAGCAACAGCAGGCAGTTGTATGAGTAAGACTATTATACACACTAAACTCAAGTCCTACTAtccgggggtggggggggttggcACAGGGATGTCATGGGGGGCCAGGCCCCTTTTGCACTGGGCCTGATGTCACCCCTTCCtgatgtttctgtatttttatattgcattgtgtaacttattgatttatttcaccgtatttgcaaaaaaaatctgttacagTCACAATTcatgtgtgtctgtggtgtgtgggggtgggtggagtttgtttttcccccccccccccctcaactTCATTGCTTTGTACTTCTTTCTGCATCGGAATGATTTGTAGATTTGTGTACACAAAAATTGTTTTgcatatttcccattcatttccaatggagGTCATTTTTGACCACGGACAACAGTGTTACGACCGTTTAGCTTTTTCAAATCaggtccacttttttttttttctttgtggccaCATAGTGACTGCCAAAAGTCAGTCACTATGAGTTTCATACCATTccaaatttttaaatttcaaaactttttttttttttcggtctaAAATGACTGAACAACACCAGAGGGTTTagtgttttcctcccatagaagcCATTCCAAAGAAAACGTTTAACGTGGCTTAATGAAgatggtgataaaaaaaaagaccaaatatgcTATAGAAATATAGGCTACTGTAAAAATGCaagcagatgagcccagaatatcAGCTGAACTGCACAATAAGCATTTTCTCCCCCACAGAAAAAGTAGCTTTAGCTTAAGACAGTGAAATAAAAAGcccataatttaaatacaatttattaaaaatactgtatatactattgTAGCGCCCCCTACTTTCTTTTTGAACAGCTTAGTAAGGAGCAGCACCAGGTTCAATAAACTAATAAGAGATGTTGTATTACGGCCCCTCTGATGTCACAGAATGAATTGCTTCTCTTTTAGAATGTTACTTGGAATTTAAAATCTATACTAACCTGAGTttaaattttcacaaacaaactcttttgaaagaaatatacTCTCAGataagtaacaaaatataaagaatttaattaGAATAGAATTAAACACAGGGGTGGACTTAGtgatttgggggccctaagcaaattCCTAACCCTTATTTTGCTTTCTTGCTCTCATAATTTATCGTTTATTTATCCCTTCAGAACCAATAAATAATTAGTCAACCTGATGCCttctttcgttttcatttaaacataataatagccgtagaaatgtacttagttcagggaaatgtatatatatacagcctacattacaatgaaacaaaatattatatcaattgtctccttttattttcattttaacatagataaattgaataaagaccaaagattacctgttagatttacccaaaactaattatattttatgtttaactactaaagagacatcagagccagcggcaaatgtcagaaggactagctgagttgagactgctctaggcggatacatgagcactgagctcccgctgatcgtgtGGAGCTGATCATCTCTGAAATCggcaaaacacttttaaataggtgctgtctttataaataaactgcatatttgagttttaaataactacattctcacctaaaatacatttaaaactacatttcatgacacaataacattaatattttgaaaattatcagaataactggtggttgaaatcacaatgctgcgtgaacttaaccaatcagcatgtatagtgcccaagtcccgcccccgaaagttccggacctttgaaaaagtactacctcgtgagcagggactttctgaggggcattttttgacccagaactttatttagatcctggatcctgtggtggaaacacaccgagtaccagcccaaattCCCtagtagggatgggcgataccacTTATTTTTTCAATACGATACCGATACTTTTCATGGCCAGTTTTGCGATATCGATACTGATACAATACTTCAAAacttaacttttaaattatgaaatttattaaattattaaatagtaaaatgGGAAATGTTACCTACTTTATATTTGAAacgcattttaacattcaatacacCTTAATTATTACTAATTCGGTAATAGTGTTTGTTTACACATGATTCAAATATGTGTACAGTATTGGTAaccatggaaatctacaaatagTTGAAAAAACGGTCACTTTAGTAAAATCATGGTTCATCATAAGGGACTGTGCCAGTGACCAGGCTGTTGGATGCGTAAATatgatgtatataatatatatatatatatatatatatatatatatatatatactatatataagatatatatatatatataatatatattatataatatattatattatagtctatatattatatattaatatatatattatagttctgacagtgtatgatttATGTTAACATAGCGCTGCCATGATCAATATAAACTTaatgttcaatttaaataaatgcaattgcaCCAAACTATGTAGGCTGCCTCGCTGCcatatcaggcaatgactttgcaggcagcgtttttacatgaaggcacctcatgaaactgattttggacaggcttctgaggcagtgtaacggttaaatgatctacagctaaataaagagagctttggtgataactaagtggatatttcattactgcaatatcaatttctcgctagaaatttcatcaaaagtggaaaactttgatcaaaaacaaacatttacacacaaactgaccacgactgcaactttcagacgccatctttgttttttggcttaactgtcacggaatggaacgcacaggattgtgggatatcaaaagcagcgaaggatacatctatgctgccttcaaaaatcagccagatgaaggcatctcaggagacaggaactgaagctaacattgaattcggacgtgccttgatgccttcctaccttggaatgcgtcctctgaaggcagcatttttcagttttcggatgcagcctctAACATAAGTTATTTGTACATTTCAATatattgtacactttttttaaacaaaatcactggtaaataaaacacatctTAGTATCGATACTTTTTCTTTAAGTATTACTTTCGAAACTCGCGTCAGTATTGATATATTGATACTTAAGGATCAATATGCCCATCCCTattccctagttcctgggtaaagttccagcgatAGAAGCCCGGTTTTAggttaactttttaatttttttttttttttttgacgacaTTATCCCccagaaaacaaaaaagcttcCACTTGTCCATTTAATAAATATGGTAGGGTTTGTcaagaaacaaatagaaaatggAATCTATCATTAAAAGCACAATATGTAAATTTTCGCCGCTAGaggtcacattttcaaaacaataacaaaggcgaagcttgatgacaCTATATGAAGGAGAGTGGAACGATGGGAGATGTTGTTTTCACCATCCTGAGATGAAcgaatcatgttcatggatgtaattaattattttttatttaacctgtACCTTCCAAAGttattaaaacagcaaaaaaaataaaaaaaaaaaccaacaaaaaaaaattaaaaaattaaagaaaaacccAAAATTAAGCAACCCCAAAAAAACTCCCCTTATAATCAGCAAAGCTGTCTATACAGTGTTTGATGAATCCCCTACTTGCATCATatgtacatctgcactttgttgtttatgaggaGATAATTCGTGAGAGCACAGTTCAGT
This genomic window contains:
- the mthfsd gene encoding methenyltetrahydrofolate synthase domain-containing protein isoform X2, with amino-acid sequence MESIIKVNQGDTKWDIRHKVWNYIEVKNLASFPRPVHNRIPNFKEATCACNRLPDLPKFRSSRVIKVNPDRPQEQARFITLEARKTLLVPTPRLKTGLFNRIITPKGATRKELHVCSTSQGVKEMSVPVGLDDKVQVDLVVVGSVAVSNKGYRIGKGEGFADMEYAMMACMGAVCESTVVVTIVHDCQVVDIPEELTESHDLTVDFILTPTRIIKTECTHPKPQGIIWSKLHTEILKKIPILKKLRTLEQEAGKDVALKTTPAEEDQTKKSKELKWQPNCHPKAEL